A section of the Campylobacter porcelli genome encodes:
- a CDS encoding thiol peroxidase — MKKIAITSVLSSSLLFGALSESEILEIVKGGNSNLKYSIESRKNLPNTNYEEIKIKMSDGKNSVYTALYSDGKYIFPDIIDVKNRFSYLANFENEQNKIALKEASKSLGKVIKSLPKDSIITLGNDKDKEVKYLFTDPDCPYCRQDLELIENKLKNSNLKVILAPVASHGIPAIKKSIAILDEVKDAKDDASKIAILRKYFLPDAKEPQNISDKRVSQFKSQVDKIYATGAVRGVPTLIDEKDLGL; from the coding sequence ATGAAAAAGATAGCCATAACATCGGTTTTAAGCTCTAGTTTGCTATTTGGTGCTTTAAGCGAGTCTGAAATTTTAGAGATTGTCAAAGGCGGCAATAGCAATTTAAAATACTCTATTGAATCACGCAAAAATCTACCAAATACAAATTACGAAGAGATCAAAATTAAAATGAGCGATGGAAAAAATAGCGTTTATACGGCACTTTATAGCGATGGAAAATATATTTTTCCTGATATTATAGATGTCAAAAATAGGTTTAGTTATCTGGCAAATTTTGAAAACGAACAAAATAAAATCGCTCTAAAAGAGGCTAGCAAATCTCTTGGAAAAGTGATAAAATCACTGCCAAAAGATAGCATTATCACTCTTGGAAATGATAAAGATAAAGAAGTTAAATATCTATTTACCGATCCTGATTGTCCATATTGTCGTCAAGATTTAGAATTAATAGAAAATAAACTTAAAAACTCAAATTTAAAAGTTATTCTAGCACCGGTAGCATCGCATGGGATACCAGCTATTAAAAAATCAATCGCTATCTTAGATGAAGTTAAAGATGCTAAAGATGACGCAAGCAAGATCGCAATATTAAGAAAATACTTCTTGCCTGATGCAAAAGAGCCACAAAATATCAGCGATAAAAGGGTGAGCCAATTTAAATCTCAAGTAGATAAAATTTATGCTACTGGTGCTGTGCGTGGCGTGCCTACGCTAATAGATGAAAAAGATTTAGGGCTATAA
- the pseF gene encoding pseudaminic acid cytidylyltransferase: MKNLAIITARGGSKRIPRKNIKEFMGKPMIAYAIDACIKANIFDEIMVSTDDDEIASIAKNLGAKVPFMRSIKNSDDYATTNDVLIEVVDKYRSLGKNPSVICCVYPCVPFLNGDILRDAYDKFISSGADGLTPVVKFSFPIQRAFRIVDGFLRYNEPQNALKRSQDLEPMYHDAGMFYFHKTSNINSDNIMPYIIDESLAQDIDTMEDWNMAQIKFKVKNEL; the protein is encoded by the coding sequence ATGAAAAATCTAGCCATAATTACCGCACGAGGCGGCTCAAAGCGAATTCCACGCAAGAATATTAAGGAATTTATGGGTAAGCCAATGATAGCTTATGCCATAGATGCTTGTATAAAAGCAAATATCTTCGATGAGATTATGGTCTCAACAGATGATGATGAGATAGCAAGTATAGCCAAAAATCTTGGTGCTAAAGTGCCATTTATGAGATCGATTAAAAACTCAGATGATTACGCCACTACAAATGATGTCTTAATAGAGGTGGTTGATAAGTATAGGAGTCTTGGCAAAAATCCAAGCGTGATATGCTGCGTCTATCCTTGTGTGCCATTTTTAAATGGGGATATTTTGCGTGATGCGTATGATAAATTTATATCTAGCGGTGCTGATGGGCTTACTCCAGTGGTTAAATTTAGCTTTCCTATCCAAAGGGCATTTAGAATTGTAGATGGCTTTTTACGCTATAATGAGCCACAAAATGCTTTAAAAAGAAGTCAGGATTTAGAGCCTATGTATCACGATGCGGGTATGTTTTATTTCCATAAAACTTCAAATATTAATAGCGATAATATCATGCCATACATAATAGATGAATCCCTAGCTCAAGATATTGATACAATGGAGGATTGGAATATGGCACAAATCAAATTTAAGGTTAAAAATGAGTTATAA
- a CDS encoding sugar phosphate isomerase/epimerase family protein, with the protein MSYKIGLKLWSLNENYISPAKELFERGVYDYIELYAVPNSLDMIAKWKSLARNCGVKFAIHAPHFSSGLDFSNPNKLNYNLNLCEEVKIYSNELEALYTIFHPGIGGELLESIRQMKMIKDLKFAIENKPYIVPMEGGTAFCVGADFDSIKRILDEVGCDFCLDAGHALCSANFQGLNPYDYIAKLNELKPRIYHISDNDVKSKFDAHLHFGDGNIELDRVLSLLVGGEFLAIETIKDSKENLDDFIKDSNYLKNIIANFNDKAL; encoded by the coding sequence ATGAGTTATAAAATCGGCTTAAAACTTTGGAGTTTAAATGAGAATTATATATCACCAGCCAAAGAGCTATTTGAGCGTGGAGTATATGATTATATCGAGCTTTACGCTGTGCCAAATAGCCTTGATATGATAGCAAAGTGGAAGAGCCTAGCTAGGAATTGTGGGGTTAAATTTGCCATTCACGCTCCGCATTTTAGTAGTGGGCTTGATTTTTCTAATCCTAATAAGCTTAATTATAATTTAAATTTATGCGAAGAGGTCAAGATATATAGTAATGAGCTTGAAGCCCTATATACGATATTTCATCCAGGTATTGGTGGAGAGCTTTTAGAGAGTATAAGGCAGATGAAAATGATAAAAGATCTCAAATTTGCTATAGAAAATAAACCATATATCGTGCCAATGGAGGGTGGAACTGCCTTTTGCGTTGGGGCGGATTTTGATAGTATTAAGCGTATTTTAGATGAAGTTGGGTGTGATTTTTGTCTTGATGCGGGACATGCGCTTTGTAGTGCGAATTTTCAAGGGTTAAATCCATATGATTATATCGCTAAATTAAACGAGCTAAAGCCTAGAATTTATCATATTAGCGATAATGATGTGAAGTCTAAATTTGATGCTCATTTGCATTTTGGAGATGGAAATATCGAGCTTGATAGGGTTTTATCTCTTTTGGTTGGTGGGGAGTTTTTAGCCATTGAGACAATCAAAGATAGTAAAGAGAATTTAGATGATTTCATCAAAGATTCAAACTATTTAAAAAATATTATTGCGAATTTTAATGACAAGGCGTTATAG
- the exbB gene encoding TonB-system energizer ExbB, translating to MEFLKEYIDHIIFATLGIMAFVACWCVIERVLFLKRVDIDNYQNQTELDNALSYNLTTLYIIYSNAPYVGLLGTVIGIMISFYDMSISATIDVKSVVLGLSLALKATALGLLVAIPSLIAYNYLLRGVNLISSKYQNRIES from the coding sequence ATGGAATTTTTAAAAGAGTATATAGATCATATAATATTTGCCACGCTTGGGATTATGGCTTTTGTGGCGTGTTGGTGTGTTATTGAGAGAGTTTTGTTTTTAAAAAGAGTTGATATAGATAATTATCAAAATCAAACCGAGCTAGATAACGCCCTAAGCTACAATCTCACTACTCTATATATAATCTACTCAAATGCCCCATATGTCGGACTTTTAGGCACCGTTATTGGGATTATGATTAGCTTTTATGATATGAGCATTTCAGCTACTATTGATGTTAAAAGTGTGGTTTTGGGTCTTTCGTTAGCGCTTAAAGCAACTGCGCTTGGACTATTAGTAGCAATTCCTAGCTTGATAGCTTATAACTATCTTTTGCGAGGTGTGAATTTGATATCTAGCAAATATCAAAATAGGATAGAATCTTGA
- the exbD gene encoding TonB system transport protein ExbD: MIKLPKNEGLNIIPFIDIILVVLAMVLSISTFIASGKIKVDLPSASSAKPLESKEKLTIIIDQDDKFYIDDTQISIDELSNKISITPKDTIVELKSDKEAKFDSFVKVIDILKLNHHENFAIITERAQ, encoded by the coding sequence TTGATTAAATTACCTAAAAACGAAGGGCTAAATATCATCCCATTTATCGATATTATCTTAGTTGTCTTAGCGATGGTTTTAAGCATCTCAACCTTTATCGCAAGTGGTAAAATCAAAGTAGATTTGCCAAGTGCTAGCTCTGCTAAACCGCTTGAGTCTAAGGAGAAATTAACCATCATAATAGACCAAGATGATAAATTTTATATTGATGATACGCAAATTAGCATTGATGAACTAAGCAATAAAATATCAATCACGCCAAAGGATACAATAGTAGAGCTAAAAAGCGATAAAGAGGCGAAATTTGATAGTTTTGTCAAAGTCATAGATATATTAAAATTAAATCATCACGAAAATTTCGCTATCATCACAGAAAGAGCGCAATAA
- a CDS encoding energy transducer TonB, translating into MRYILNSTKTQSFCLTTILFLPFLWLGLNLLKPITPSISNDNSISLSQIIQAPSKQASPAPTHNIKPIIEPITKPLEAIKKPPIKKPRHRPKQAIKPATQPIPEQVAQMATTSANSQAPLAQVNSAEQIESFNISNSTNHPFLAAIKSAIDKEHRYPRMARKLRQQGEVVVKFTWTKDMKLKFLKIIKGSPYEILNDAALTTILDASKHFPKYDKTIEIQIPLVYKIS; encoded by the coding sequence ATGAGATATATCTTAAATTCAACCAAAACACAATCATTTTGTCTAACTACTATACTGTTTTTGCCGTTTCTTTGGCTTGGGTTAAATCTATTAAAGCCCATTACTCCATCTATTAGCAATGATAATAGCATATCTTTAAGCCAGATTATCCAAGCCCCATCCAAACAAGCCAGTCCCGCCCCAACTCACAATATCAAGCCTATAATAGAGCCAATTACTAAGCCACTTGAAGCAATCAAAAAGCCACCAATAAAAAAGCCAAGACACAGACCAAAACAAGCTATAAAACCAGCTACACAGCCAATACCAGAGCAAGTAGCACAGATGGCTACGACAAGTGCTAACTCTCAAGCCCCTTTGGCTCAAGTTAATTCAGCCGAGCAAATAGAGAGCTTTAATATCTCAAATTCAACCAATCATCCATTCTTAGCTGCGATAAAATCGGCAATTGATAAAGAGCATAGATATCCTAGAATGGCTAGAAAATTAAGACAGCAAGGCGAAGTTGTGGTGAAATTCACATGGACTAAGGATATGAAGCTTAAATTTCTTAAAATTATAAAAGGCTCACCATATGAGATATTAAACGACGCCGCATTAACCACTATTTTAGATGCGTCAAAGCACTTTCCAAAATATGATAAAACCATAGAAATTCAAATTCCATTAGTCTATAAAATATCATAA
- the pseI gene encoding pseudaminic acid synthase produces MNPFVIAEMSANHCGDKNLAFKIIKAAKDAGADAIKVQTYTADTITIDSRDEIFMTRDDELWAGQSLYELYQKAYTPWEWQGELKAYADEIGIEFFSTPFDFSAVDFLESINVSRYKIASFEAMDYPLIRYAAKHKKPMIISTGVSEIEEIYEAIEACKSVGNNDITILKCTSDYPAKIEDMNIATIADMVARFSPLGVKVGLSDHSMSLEVPICAVALGASVIEKHFTLDRALGGEDSGFSLNYDEFSAMAKAVKNAYKALGKVDYSFDEKNRKYARSLFVTKDIKKGEILTPQNIRSIRPAQGLHPKYYDEVIGKRATKDLKFAKPLEFSDFE; encoded by the coding sequence ATGAATCCATTTGTTATAGCTGAAATGTCAGCAAACCACTGCGGTGATAAGAATTTAGCCTTTAAAATCATAAAAGCCGCTAAAGATGCAGGTGCCGATGCTATCAAAGTTCAAACCTACACCGCCGATACCATCACGATTGATTCTAGGGATGAGATTTTCATGACTAGAGATGATGAGCTTTGGGCTGGGCAGAGCCTGTATGAGCTTTATCAAAAGGCCTATACCCCTTGGGAGTGGCAAGGCGAGCTTAAGGCTTATGCTGATGAGATTGGGATTGAGTTTTTTAGCACTCCATTTGATTTTAGTGCTGTTGATTTTTTAGAAAGTATCAATGTAAGTAGGTATAAAATAGCCTCATTTGAAGCGATGGATTATCCGCTTATTCGCTACGCAGCAAAGCATAAAAAGCCTATGATTATCTCAACTGGGGTATCTGAAATTGAAGAAATTTATGAGGCAATTGAAGCTTGTAAAAGTGTCGGAAACAATGATATAACCATTCTTAAATGCACTTCTGATTATCCAGCTAAGATAGAGGATATGAATATTGCCACCATAGCTGATATGGTAGCTAGATTTAGCCCACTTGGCGTTAAAGTTGGTCTAAGCGATCACTCAATGAGCCTAGAGGTGCCAATTTGCGCTGTTGCCCTTGGGGCTAGTGTGATAGAGAAGCACTTCACACTTGATAGAGCCTTAGGCGGTGAAGATAGCGGATTTTCTCTTAATTATGATGAGTTTAGCGCCATGGCAAAAGCAGTCAAAAATGCCTATAAGGCTCTAGGCAAGGTAGATTATAGCTTTGATGAGAAAAATCGCAAATATGCTAGATCGCTTTTTGTAACAAAAGATATTAAAAAAGGGGAAATTTTAACCCCACAAAATATACGCTCCATTCGCCCAGCTCAAGGCTTACACCCTAAATATTATGATGAAGTAATAGGCAAAAGAGCCACAAAAGATCTTAAATTTGCCAAGCCTTTAGAATTTAGCGATTTTGAGTAA
- the neuB gene encoding N-acetylneuraminate synthase — MQKVYIIAEAGVNHNGSLDIAKALIDEAYRAGADAVKFQTFKAENLASKTALKASYQKQTTNANQSQYDMLKALELSYDDHVELISHAKSLGIDFLSTAFDIDSANMLYELGIKSFKIPSGEITNLPLLRTIAKFQKPIILSTGMATMSEIGDALSILTQYTKLENITILHANTQYPTPFCDVNLKAMNSIGAEFGVKFGYSDHTLGIYVPIGAVALGASVIEKHFTLDKTQNGPDHKASSEPNELKMMVDGIRAMEASLGDGIKRPSPSEIENINIVRKSIVAKRDIIKGEILNEQNITTKRSLLIGISPMKWDKVIGQIAKKDYKKDEII; from the coding sequence ATGCAAAAAGTATATATAATAGCTGAAGCAGGGGTAAATCACAATGGCAGTTTAGATATCGCTAAAGCCTTGATAGATGAGGCTTACAGGGCTGGAGCAGATGCGGTGAAATTTCAAACTTTTAAGGCTGAGAATTTAGCTAGTAAAACGGCTTTAAAAGCTAGTTATCAAAAGCAAACTACAAATGCCAACCAAAGTCAATATGATATGCTAAAAGCCCTTGAGCTAAGCTATGATGACCATGTTGAGCTAATCTCACACGCTAAAAGCCTTGGGATTGACTTTTTATCTACGGCTTTTGATATAGACTCAGCTAATATGCTCTATGAGCTTGGGATTAAGAGTTTTAAAATTCCAAGTGGGGAGATTACAAATTTACCCCTACTTCGCACCATAGCTAAATTTCAAAAACCGATAATTCTCTCAACTGGTATGGCGACAATGAGTGAAATAGGCGATGCTTTAAGCATTCTTACGCAATATACAAAGCTAGAAAATATCACGATTTTACACGCCAATACGCAGTATCCAACCCCATTTTGTGATGTGAATTTAAAAGCGATGAATAGCATTGGGGCGGAATTTGGGGTTAAATTTGGCTATAGCGATCACACTTTGGGGATTTATGTGCCTATTGGGGCTGTTGCCCTTGGCGCTAGCGTGATAGAGAAGCACTTCACACTTGATAAAACTCAAAATGGCCCAGATCACAAAGCTAGTTCAGAGCCAAATGAGCTAAAAATGATGGTAGATGGGATTAGGGCTATGGAGGCCTCTTTAGGCGATGGTATCAAGCGTCCAAGCCCAAGCGAGATTGAAAATATCAATATCGTTAGAAAATCCATAGTAGCAAAGCGTGATATTATTAAGGGGGAAATTTTAAATGAGCAAAATATCACCACCAAAAGAAGCCTTCTAATTGGCATAAGTCCGATGAAATGGGATAAAGTCATAGGGCAAATAGCTAAAAAAGATTATAAAAAAGATGAGATAATATGA
- the neuC gene encoding UDP-N-acetylglucosamine 2-epimerase: MRKICVITGSRAEYGLLYWLISELSISDSLRLQLVVTGSHLRSEYGNTYLEIQNEFNIDKKVDILNFSNDALGVCKSMGEAISKIGKALSELSPDIVVVLGDRYEIFCAAAAALVLGIPIAHIHGGELSAGAIDEAFRHSITKMANIHFTATKEYAKRVAQLGEDPKFIFNVGGMGIENIKRLKLLSKRKFQDSIKFKLNKKNILVTYHPLTTKKDSQDDFKEILKALSELKDTNIIFTKANSDAGGMAINKMIDEYVKSHPNSIAFASLGSLRYLSALKYVDIILGNSSSGLLEAPSLGVATINVGSRQDGRLKALSVIDTKPIKSQILKAIKLAYTSKFQKIVQKKQNPYGNSKPSKAIIKVLKNINLKGITVKKFKDIV, from the coding sequence ATGAGAAAAATTTGTGTAATTACAGGCTCTAGGGCTGAGTATGGGCTATTATATTGGCTTATTAGTGAGCTTAGCATTAGTGATAGTCTAAGACTTCAGCTAGTAGTTACAGGTAGCCATCTAAGAAGCGAATATGGCAATACATATTTAGAAATTCAAAATGAGTTTAATATCGATAAAAAAGTAGATATATTAAATTTCTCCAATGACGCTCTTGGCGTGTGTAAATCAATGGGTGAAGCTATTAGCAAAATTGGCAAAGCCTTAAGTGAGCTTAGCCCTGATATTGTGGTTGTTTTGGGTGATAGATATGAGATATTTTGTGCTGCGGCGGCTGCTTTGGTACTTGGAATTCCTATAGCTCATATTCATGGTGGTGAGCTAAGTGCTGGAGCGATAGATGAAGCGTTTAGACATAGCATTACTAAGATGGCAAATATCCATTTTACCGCAACCAAAGAGTATGCTAAAAGGGTGGCTCAGCTAGGAGAGGATCCTAAATTTATATTTAATGTCGGTGGAATGGGGATTGAAAATATCAAAAGATTAAAGCTTTTAAGCAAAAGAAAATTTCAAGACTCAATCAAATTTAAATTAAATAAGAAAAATATCTTAGTTACATACCATCCACTCACTACAAAAAAGGATAGTCAAGATGACTTTAAAGAGATTTTAAAAGCCCTAAGTGAGCTAAAAGATACAAATATCATCTTTACCAAAGCCAATAGCGATGCTGGTGGAATGGCTATAAATAAAATGATAGATGAGTATGTCAAATCCCACCCAAACTCCATCGCCTTTGCCTCTTTGGGTAGCTTAAGGTATTTAAGTGCTTTAAAATATGTAGATATAATCTTAGGCAATAGCTCAAGCGGTCTTTTAGAAGCCCCAAGCTTAGGGGTTGCTACTATAAATGTAGGCTCTAGGCAAGATGGTAGATTAAAGGCTTTAAGCGTCATCGATACTAAGCCGATTAAATCTCAAATTTTAAAAGCGATAAAACTAGCCTACACTTCAAAATTTCAAAAAATAGTCCAAAAAAAGCAAAATCCATATGGCAACTCAAAACCTAGCAAAGCCATAATAAAGGTGCTAAAAAATATAAATTTAAAAGGCATAACAGTAAAAAAATTTAAGGATATAGTATGA
- a CDS encoding nucleotidyltransferase family protein — protein MDINSIKLSPNSTIKEALKIINNGALQMALVVDENGALLGTISDGDIRRGLLNSMELTSSIESLYYRTPIISNSPIIPASILTKAKAKNIRYIPIIDQNGIAIAIKNIYESNKTKPNQVVLMAGGLGMRLRPLTSKIPKPMLHVGPKPILQTIIESFTSYGYLNFTICVNYRSEIIKEYFGNGDKFGINISYIHESKRLGTAGALSLIDRPQDEFFVMNADLLTNADFSKLHDYHNAHKSIATMCVREYEMQVPYGVVNLDDNTIKSITEKPKSKFHVSAGIYMLKPQILDLIDKNSYLDMPDLFNQLAAKGLNPKAYPISEKWLDIGRIEEYNTANEIYNEFFS, from the coding sequence ATGGATATAAACTCTATAAAACTAAGCCCAAATAGCACGATCAAAGAGGCATTAAAGATAATAAACAATGGTGCTTTACAAATGGCTTTGGTCGTAGATGAAAATGGAGCGCTCCTAGGCACGATAAGCGATGGAGATATCAGGCGTGGACTACTAAATTCAATGGAGCTTACTAGTAGCATTGAGAGCCTATACTACCGCACGCCGATCATCTCAAATTCCCCCATAATCCCAGCTTCTATCCTAACAAAAGCAAAAGCCAAAAATATCCGCTACATACCAATTATAGATCAAAATGGCATAGCAATAGCGATCAAAAATATCTATGAATCAAACAAAACAAAGCCAAATCAAGTGGTATTGATGGCAGGCGGACTTGGTATGAGACTTCGCCCACTTACTAGCAAAATCCCAAAGCCAATGCTCCATGTAGGGCCAAAGCCCATTTTACAAACCATAATCGAAAGCTTTACTTCTTATGGATACCTAAATTTTACAATATGCGTTAATTACCGCTCAGAGATTATCAAAGAGTATTTTGGCAATGGGGATAAATTTGGTATAAATATCAGCTACATTCACGAGAGCAAACGGCTAGGAACGGCTGGGGCTTTAAGCCTTATTGATAGACCACAAGATGAGTTTTTCGTGATGAATGCTGATCTGCTAACTAACGCTGATTTTAGCAAGCTTCACGACTATCACAACGCTCATAAATCCATAGCCACAATGTGCGTGCGAGAGTATGAGATGCAAGTGCCTTATGGGGTTGTAAATTTAGATGATAACACCATAAAATCCATCACAGAAAAGCCAAAATCCAAATTTCATGTAAGTGCTGGAATATATATGCTAAAGCCACAAATTTTGGATTTAATAGATAAAAATAGCTATCTTGATATGCCAGATCTATTTAATCAACTAGCCGCTAAAGGCCTTAACCCAAAGGCCTATCCAATTAGCGAAAAGTGGCTAGATATAGGTAGAATCGAGGAGTATAATACCGCAAATGAAATTTATAATGAGTTTTTCTCATGA